In Firmicutes bacterium ASF500, a single genomic region encodes these proteins:
- the sigH_2 gene encoding ECF RNA polymerase sigma factor SigH: MEALPLRAGGEMDSVIDRYQDMVYGLALTRTGNRADADDVFQEVFLAYCQCGKTFRDEEHRKAWLLRTTVNQARRVTASSWRKKTVPLSEREDAPVQFREPEENQVWEALQGLTEDYRLPIYLFYFQELSTQEIAKALAIRPGAVRMRLTRGREQLREKLKGAYFDE, encoded by the coding sequence ATGGAAGCTCTGCCGCTGCGCGCGGGCGGTGAGATGGACTCAGTGATAGACCGCTATCAGGATATGGTGTACGGCCTGGCCCTGACCCGGACGGGCAACCGGGCCGACGCCGACGACGTGTTTCAGGAGGTATTCCTGGCCTACTGCCAGTGCGGCAAGACATTTCGGGACGAGGAGCACCGGAAAGCCTGGCTGCTGCGCACCACCGTCAACCAGGCCCGGCGGGTGACTGCCTCCAGCTGGAGGAAAAAGACCGTCCCCCTGTCGGAGCGGGAGGACGCCCCGGTCCAGTTCCGGGAGCCCGAGGAAAACCAGGTGTGGGAGGCCCTCCAGGGCCTGACCGAGGACTACCGCCTGCCCATCTATCTGTTTTACTTCCAGGAGCTGTCCACCCAGGAGATCGCCAAAGCCCTGGCGATCCGCCCCGGAGCCGTCCGGATGCGGCTCACCCGGGGCCGGGAACAGCTCCGTGAAAAGCTGAAAGGAGCGTATTTTGATGAATAA
- the trpS gene encoding Tryptophan--tRNA ligase: MDEKKVMLSGIQPSGELHLGNYLGAVRNWPEMIEEFDCYFFMADLHTITVRQDPAQLRRRVLTQVAQYIACGLDPEKCTIFIQSHVPAHSQLGWVLDCYTMFGELSRMTQFKDKSAKHKDNINAGLFTYPALMAADILLYQPDFVPVGEDQKQHVEICRDIAERFNGIYGDVFKIPAPHIPKVGARVMSLNDPTSKMSKSNLEGCVILMDKPEDIMRKFKRAVTDSDTERCVRFAPQEKPGVSNMMQIYASVTGKTFAEIEAEFDGKGYGAFKPAVGEAVVEALRPIREETERLLADKAYLEGVYKAGANKAEYVANKTLRKVYKKVGFVAR, encoded by the coding sequence ATGGACGAAAAGAAAGTAATGCTCTCCGGCATCCAGCCCAGCGGGGAGCTGCACCTGGGCAACTACCTGGGCGCAGTTCGCAACTGGCCGGAGATGATTGAGGAATTTGACTGCTATTTCTTCATGGCCGACCTACACACCATCACGGTGCGCCAGGACCCGGCCCAGCTGCGCCGCCGGGTGCTCACCCAGGTGGCCCAGTATATCGCCTGCGGCCTGGACCCGGAAAAGTGCACCATCTTCATTCAGTCCCACGTCCCCGCCCACTCCCAGCTGGGCTGGGTGCTGGACTGCTACACCATGTTCGGCGAGCTGAGCCGCATGACCCAGTTCAAGGACAAGTCCGCCAAGCACAAGGACAACATCAATGCCGGCCTGTTCACCTACCCCGCCCTGATGGCGGCGGATATCCTGCTGTATCAGCCCGACTTCGTCCCCGTGGGAGAGGACCAGAAGCAGCACGTGGAGATCTGCCGGGACATCGCCGAGCGGTTCAACGGCATTTATGGCGACGTGTTCAAGATTCCCGCCCCCCACATCCCCAAGGTGGGAGCCCGGGTCATGAGCCTGAACGACCCCACCTCCAAAATGAGCAAGTCCAACCTGGAGGGCTGTGTGATTCTGATGGACAAGCCCGAGGACATCATGCGGAAATTCAAGCGGGCGGTCACCGACAGCGACACCGAGCGCTGCGTCCGCTTCGCCCCCCAGGAGAAGCCCGGCGTGTCCAACATGATGCAGATCTACGCCTCCGTCACCGGCAAAACCTTCGCGGAGATTGAGGCGGAGTTCGACGGCAAGGGCTACGGCGCCTTCAAGCCCGCCGTGGGCGAGGCGGTAGTGGAGGCCCTGCGCCCCATCCGGGAGGAGACCGAGCGCCTGCTGGCCGACAAGGCCTATCTGGAGGGCGTCTACAAGGCCGGAGCCAACAAGGCCGAGTACGTGGCCAACAAGACCCTGCGCAAGGTATACAAGAAGGTGGGCTTTGTGGCCCGGTAA
- the glmM gene encoding Phosphoglucosamine mutase produces the protein MGKLFGTDGIRGVVNAGLDADLAYKVGLAAATVLAKKKGGKPLVTIGKDTRISGDLLKGSLISGLCTAGADVLDLGTLPTPGVAWVTVDEEADAGIVISASHNPFEHNGIKIFNGQGFKLSDELEEKIEDIVLFGSNNVPMKTGADIGKVSYVAPKASEDYIDHLESTIDSTLGGLHILVDCANGAASATAARLFDRFSKLRTDVINADPDGVNINDRCGSTHMDALAAMVRAGGYDIGIAFDGDADRCLAVDELGNLIDGDQIMAACGLDMKSKGELPGDTVVATVMSNLGFHVHAKENGISLECTDVGDRNVLERMVAKGYRLGGEQSGHMIFLDHATTGDGQLTALKILALMKESGRKASEVFGACPRYPQVLINIPVADNDVKKANMASPLLAQAVQREEEALSGEGRVLVRPSGTEALMRVMVEAKTEEQARQAGQRLADLIRQL, from the coding sequence ATGGGCAAATTATTTGGGACGGACGGCATCCGAGGCGTGGTAAACGCCGGGCTGGACGCGGACCTGGCCTACAAGGTGGGGCTGGCGGCGGCTACGGTGCTGGCGAAGAAGAAGGGGGGGAAGCCCCTGGTGACCATCGGCAAGGACACCCGCATTTCGGGGGACCTGCTCAAGGGCTCGCTGATCTCCGGGCTGTGTACCGCCGGGGCGGACGTGCTGGACCTGGGCACCCTGCCCACGCCGGGGGTGGCCTGGGTGACGGTGGACGAGGAGGCCGACGCCGGCATCGTCATCTCGGCCAGCCACAACCCCTTTGAGCACAACGGCATCAAGATTTTCAACGGCCAGGGCTTCAAGCTGTCCGACGAGCTGGAGGAGAAGATTGAGGACATCGTCCTCTTCGGCTCCAACAACGTGCCCATGAAGACGGGGGCGGACATCGGCAAGGTGAGCTACGTGGCCCCCAAGGCCAGCGAGGACTATATTGACCACCTGGAATCTACCATTGACTCCACCCTGGGCGGTCTGCATATTCTGGTGGACTGCGCCAACGGCGCCGCCTCCGCCACCGCCGCCCGGCTCTTTGACCGGTTCTCCAAGCTGCGCACCGACGTAATCAACGCCGACCCCGACGGGGTGAACATCAACGACCGGTGCGGCTCCACCCATATGGATGCCCTGGCCGCTATGGTGAGGGCGGGGGGCTACGATATCGGCATCGCCTTCGACGGGGACGCCGACCGGTGCCTGGCGGTGGATGAGCTGGGCAATCTCATCGACGGCGACCAGATCATGGCGGCCTGCGGCCTGGACATGAAGAGCAAGGGGGAGCTGCCTGGGGACACAGTGGTAGCCACCGTCATGTCCAACCTGGGCTTCCACGTCCACGCCAAGGAGAACGGCATTTCTCTGGAGTGTACCGACGTGGGGGACCGGAATGTGCTGGAGCGGATGGTAGCCAAGGGCTACCGTCTGGGAGGGGAGCAGTCGGGGCACATGATTTTCCTGGACCACGCCACCACCGGCGACGGACAGCTCACCGCCCTGAAAATCCTGGCCCTGATGAAGGAGAGCGGCCGGAAGGCCTCGGAGGTCTTCGGGGCCTGCCCCCGGTACCCCCAGGTGCTCATCAACATCCCGGTGGCGGACAACGACGTGAAGAAGGCCAATATGGCCAGCCCCCTTCTGGCGCAGGCGGTTCAGCGGGAGGAGGAGGCCCTGTCCGGCGAGGGGCGGGTGCTGGTCCGCCCCTCGGGGACCGAGGCGCTGATGCGGGTCATGGTGGAGGCGAAAACAGAGGAACAGGCCCGGCAGGCCGGCCAGCGCCTGGCCGATCTGATTCGCCAGCTGTGA
- the xylG gene encoding Xylose import ATP-binding protein XylG: MRGIKKDFFGNQVLTDINFTLGAGQVLGLCGENGAGKSTLMKILFGMDVIRETGGYGGDVLINGEKVTFNTPFDALAAGIGMVHQEFSLVPGFTATENILLNREPQKKNVISEVFGERLNTLDYKEMDRRASAAIEKMGVEIDAKMVISSMPVGHKQFTEIARELSKDQLKLLILDEPTAVLTEKEAEALLSSIRGMAARGISVIFITHRLHEILAVCDQVVVMRDGHVVRDVPAKETSVDDITRWMVGRDVKSGAAPAEAKAEDTSARTIMSIKNLWVDMPGETVRDVSLDVREGEILGIGGLAGQGKLGIPNGIMGLYEAGGAVEFDGKKIELNNPRKCLDASLAFVSEDRREVGLLLDESLEWNVAFPAMQIQDKFLKLLMGGMVKWRDEKAIRKVTQKYIDQLQIKCTSSKQKAKELSGGNQQKICLAKAFALEPKFLFVSEPTRGIDVGAKSLVLNALKQFNRESGVTVVMISSELEELRQTCDRIAIVSGGRVAGIRPASDSSESFGALMVSQVV, encoded by the coding sequence ATGCGGGGAATCAAAAAGGATTTTTTCGGAAACCAGGTCCTCACCGATATCAATTTCACCCTGGGCGCGGGCCAGGTCCTGGGCCTGTGCGGTGAAAACGGCGCGGGCAAGTCTACGCTCATGAAGATTCTCTTCGGTATGGACGTCATCCGGGAGACCGGCGGCTACGGCGGCGACGTCCTCATCAACGGCGAAAAAGTGACCTTTAATACCCCCTTTGACGCGCTGGCGGCGGGCATCGGCATGGTACACCAGGAGTTCTCCCTGGTCCCCGGCTTTACCGCCACAGAAAATATCCTCCTGAATCGGGAGCCCCAAAAGAAGAATGTGATTTCAGAGGTGTTCGGCGAGCGGCTGAATACTCTGGATTATAAGGAGATGGACCGGCGGGCCTCCGCCGCCATCGAGAAGATGGGCGTGGAGATCGACGCCAAAATGGTTATCAGCAGCATGCCCGTGGGCCACAAGCAGTTTACCGAGATCGCCCGGGAGCTGAGCAAGGACCAGCTGAAGCTGCTGATTCTGGACGAGCCCACCGCCGTCCTGACGGAGAAAGAGGCCGAGGCCCTTCTGAGCTCCATCCGCGGCATGGCCGCCCGGGGCATCTCCGTCATTTTCATCACCCACCGCCTCCACGAGATTCTGGCCGTCTGCGACCAGGTGGTGGTCATGCGGGACGGACACGTAGTCCGGGATGTCCCCGCCAAGGAGACCAGCGTGGACGACATCACCCGCTGGATGGTGGGCCGCGATGTGAAGAGTGGCGCGGCCCCCGCTGAGGCCAAGGCGGAGGATACCTCCGCCAGAACCATCATGTCCATCAAGAATCTCTGGGTGGACATGCCCGGCGAGACGGTGCGGGATGTCTCCCTGGACGTGCGCGAGGGCGAGATCCTGGGCATCGGCGGTCTGGCCGGACAGGGCAAGCTGGGCATCCCCAACGGGATCATGGGCCTGTATGAGGCCGGCGGCGCTGTGGAGTTTGACGGCAAAAAAATCGAGCTGAACAACCCCCGGAAGTGCCTGGACGCCTCCCTGGCCTTCGTGTCGGAGGACCGGCGGGAGGTGGGCCTGCTCCTGGACGAGAGCTTGGAGTGGAACGTGGCCTTCCCGGCGATGCAGATCCAGGACAAGTTCCTCAAGCTGCTCATGGGCGGCATGGTCAAGTGGCGGGACGAGAAGGCCATCCGCAAGGTGACCCAGAAGTATATCGACCAGCTTCAGATCAAGTGTACCAGCTCCAAGCAGAAGGCCAAGGAGCTGTCGGGCGGCAACCAGCAGAAGATCTGCCTGGCTAAAGCCTTTGCGCTGGAGCCCAAATTCCTGTTTGTGTCGGAGCCCACCCGGGGCATCGACGTGGGCGCCAAGTCCCTGGTGCTGAACGCGCTGAAGCAGTTCAACCGGGAGAGCGGCGTCACGGTGGTGATGATCTCCTCCGAGCTGGAGGAGCTGCGCCAGACCTGTGACCGCATCGCCATCGTCTCCGGCGGCCGGGTGGCGGGCATCCGGCCGGCTTCCGACTCCTCTGAGTCCTTCGGCGCGCTGATGGTCAGCCAGGTTGTGTAA
- the ruvA gene encoding Holliday junction ATP-dependent DNA helicase RuvA: MFYYLNGTVAHIEPFLAVIDCGGVGYACRTTSYTLSALKKGDKGKLFTHLNVREDAMELYGFSTAEELRLFQQLISVSGVGPKAALSILSASTPANLALSIITGDEKALTCAQGIGKKIAQRVILELKDKLAKGQSINAAGETYAGTGVTVIPENKLSEATAALAVLGYSQGEINLALKGIDLDGQSLEQVIKQALKKMVKG, encoded by the coding sequence ATGTTTTATTATCTCAACGGTACCGTGGCCCACATCGAGCCCTTTCTGGCCGTCATTGACTGCGGCGGGGTGGGCTACGCCTGCCGCACCACCAGTTACACCCTGTCCGCATTGAAAAAGGGTGACAAGGGAAAGCTCTTTACACATCTCAACGTCCGGGAGGACGCTATGGAGCTGTACGGCTTCTCCACGGCGGAGGAGCTGCGGCTGTTCCAGCAGCTTATTTCCGTCTCCGGCGTGGGCCCCAAGGCGGCGCTGTCCATCCTGTCGGCCAGCACCCCGGCCAACCTGGCGCTGTCCATCATTACCGGGGACGAAAAGGCCCTCACCTGTGCTCAGGGCATCGGGAAAAAAATCGCCCAGCGGGTCATTCTGGAGCTGAAGGACAAGCTGGCTAAGGGCCAGTCCATCAACGCCGCCGGGGAGACCTACGCCGGCACCGGCGTCACCGTCATCCCGGAAAACAAGCTGTCCGAGGCCACCGCCGCCCTGGCCGTCCTGGGCTACTCCCAGGGGGAGATCAACCTGGCCCTCAAGGGCATCGACCTGGACGGGCAAAGTCTGGAGCAGGTTATCAAACAGGCGCTGAAAAAGATGGTGAAGGGATAA
- the deoC gene encoding Deoxyribose-phosphate aldolase — protein MDKKEILSKVEHTLLSPTATWEQVQAICDEGREFEVATVCIPPRFVKRANSYVGGSLKICTVIGFPTGYSTPEVKVFEAEDAIRNGADEIDMVINQGMAKAGDWEGVLQEIKGVKVSCKGHILKVIIEACNFTEEEKVALCRVVSMAGADFIKTSTGFAASGATVEDVRLFRANISPDTRIKAAGGIRTFEQAQAMIEAGADRLGASALIALAR, from the coding sequence ATGGATAAAAAGGAAATTTTGAGTAAGGTGGAGCACACATTGCTGTCGCCCACGGCCACCTGGGAGCAGGTGCAGGCCATCTGTGACGAGGGAAGAGAGTTCGAGGTCGCCACGGTGTGTATCCCGCCCCGGTTTGTGAAGCGGGCCAACAGCTACGTGGGCGGCAGCTTGAAGATATGCACCGTCATCGGCTTCCCCACTGGCTACTCCACTCCCGAGGTGAAGGTCTTTGAGGCGGAGGACGCCATCCGCAACGGCGCGGACGAGATCGACATGGTGATCAACCAGGGCATGGCCAAGGCCGGCGACTGGGAGGGCGTGCTCCAGGAGATCAAGGGCGTGAAGGTCTCCTGCAAGGGGCACATTTTGAAGGTCATCATCGAGGCGTGCAACTTCACCGAGGAGGAGAAGGTGGCCCTGTGCCGGGTGGTGTCTATGGCCGGCGCGGACTTCATCAAGACCTCCACCGGCTTTGCCGCCTCCGGGGCCACTGTGGAGGATGTCCGCCTCTTCCGGGCGAACATCAGCCCCGACACCCGCATCAAGGCCGCCGGAGGTATCCGCACCTTCGAACAGGCGCAGGCCATGATCGAGGCTGGAGCCGACCGCTTGGGCGCCAGCGCCCTCATCGCGCTGGCCCGATAA
- the ruvC gene encoding Crossover junction endodeoxyribonuclease RuvC encodes MIILGIDPGVATIGFGVVRAERQKNTLLRYGVITTPPGIPLSRRLLQISDDMEELIHTFHPDEMAVEELFFSKNITTGIAVAHGRGVILLAAEKLGVPIFEYTPMQVKQAVAGYGGADKRQVMLMTQRLLSMREVPRPDDAADALAIAICHARSATSLLNTERVFDPEKYDTR; translated from the coding sequence ATGATTATTCTGGGCATCGACCCGGGAGTAGCCACCATCGGCTTCGGGGTCGTCCGGGCGGAGCGGCAGAAAAATACCCTCCTGCGCTACGGGGTGATCACAACCCCGCCGGGCATCCCCCTGTCCCGCCGCCTCCTCCAGATTTCTGACGATATGGAGGAGCTGATTCACACCTTTCACCCCGACGAGATGGCGGTGGAGGAGCTGTTTTTCTCCAAAAACATTACCACCGGAATCGCCGTGGCCCATGGCCGGGGGGTGATCCTCCTGGCGGCGGAAAAGCTGGGGGTGCCCATCTTTGAGTACACCCCCATGCAGGTGAAGCAGGCCGTGGCCGGGTACGGCGGGGCGGATAAGCGGCAGGTCATGTTGATGACCCAGCGGCTGTTGTCCATGCGGGAGGTCCCCCGCCCCGACGACGCCGCCGACGCTCTGGCAATTGCCATCTGTCACGCCCGGTCAGCCACCAGTCTGCTCAACACCGAACGGGTCTTTGACCCGGAAAAATATGATACGAGGTAA
- the pepD gene encoding Cytosol non-specific dipeptidase — protein sequence MAVLSGLEPKKVFEYFEKLCAVPHGSHNTKQISDLCVSFAQELGLRWRQDEVNNVVIWKEAAPGYEGAAPVILQGHIDMVCVKTEDCPKDMAKEGLDLMTDGEWVWADRTSLGGDNGIAVAMILAILADDTLPHPPLEAVFTVDEEVGMDGAFALDCSDLKGKKLVNLDSEEEGVFTVSCAGGVRLDCLLPGTQEPLEGETGYAVTLSGLLGGHSGADIHRGRASANQTMGRVLYSAMERVPGLRLSDIRGGKFDNVICSKNQALAAVPAGQEEAFEAFIREFDGILKNEYAGCDDGITLTCGRAEVDGALSREATSHILRTLLAVPQGVQAMNVDFHGLVQTSLNLGIMGMEADGLHFSISVRSCIASQKAMMVQRLRALLELSGGTMSLRSDYPGWQYARQSELREDVLAAWQAVSGQKGKIEATHGGLECGLFIEKIPGLDAVSLGPELHDVHSVKERLSVPSTRRAYELVLELLKRSNH from the coding sequence ATGGCAGTATTGTCCGGGCTGGAGCCCAAGAAGGTATTTGAGTATTTTGAAAAGCTGTGCGCCGTCCCCCACGGCAGTCACAACACCAAGCAGATCAGTGATCTGTGCGTCTCCTTTGCCCAGGAGCTGGGCCTGCGCTGGAGGCAGGACGAGGTAAACAACGTGGTCATCTGGAAGGAGGCCGCCCCCGGCTATGAGGGAGCCGCCCCTGTAATCCTCCAGGGCCACATCGACATGGTGTGCGTCAAGACGGAGGACTGCCCCAAGGATATGGCCAAGGAGGGCCTGGACCTGATGACCGACGGGGAGTGGGTCTGGGCGGACAGGACCTCCCTGGGCGGGGACAACGGCATCGCCGTGGCGATGATTCTGGCGATCCTGGCCGACGACACCCTGCCCCATCCCCCCCTGGAGGCAGTATTCACTGTGGACGAGGAGGTGGGCATGGACGGGGCCTTCGCCCTGGACTGCTCCGACTTGAAGGGGAAGAAGCTGGTCAACCTGGACTCGGAGGAGGAGGGGGTCTTTACCGTCTCCTGCGCCGGCGGGGTGCGGCTGGACTGCCTCCTGCCCGGTACCCAGGAGCCCCTGGAGGGGGAGACGGGCTACGCCGTCACCCTGTCCGGCCTGCTGGGGGGCCACTCCGGGGCCGATATCCATCGGGGCCGGGCCTCCGCCAACCAGACCATGGGCCGGGTGCTGTACAGCGCTATGGAGCGGGTCCCCGGCCTGCGCCTCAGCGATATCCGGGGCGGCAAATTTGATAACGTGATCTGCTCCAAAAACCAGGCCCTGGCGGCGGTGCCCGCCGGTCAGGAGGAGGCCTTTGAGGCCTTCATCCGGGAGTTCGACGGGATTTTGAAAAACGAATACGCCGGCTGTGACGACGGCATCACCCTGACCTGCGGGCGGGCGGAGGTGGACGGCGCTCTGTCCAGGGAGGCGACCTCCCACATCCTCCGCACCCTGCTGGCCGTCCCCCAGGGCGTCCAGGCTATGAATGTGGACTTCCACGGCCTGGTGCAGACCTCCCTGAACCTGGGCATTATGGGGATGGAGGCCGACGGCCTGCATTTCAGCATTTCAGTGCGGTCCTGCATCGCCTCCCAGAAAGCCATGATGGTCCAGCGGCTGCGGGCTCTGCTGGAGCTGTCCGGCGGGACCATGTCCCTGCGCAGCGACTACCCCGGCTGGCAGTACGCCCGGCAGTCCGAGCTGCGTGAGGACGTGCTGGCGGCCTGGCAGGCGGTGAGCGGCCAGAAGGGCAAAATCGAGGCCACCCACGGCGGTCTGGAGTGCGGCCTGTTTATCGAAAAAATTCCCGGCCTGGACGCCGTCTCTCTGGGCCCTGAGCTCCACGATGTCCACTCCGTCAAGGAGCGGCTGAGCGTTCCCTCTACCCGGCGGGCCTATGAGCTGGTTCTGGAGCTTTTGAAGCGCTCCAACCACTGA
- the ruvB_1 gene encoding Holliday junction ATP-dependent DNA helicase RuvB, with the protein MSIDFSGGGLDAEELEPLVTTSLTREDEGEFSLRPKTLKEYIGQEKAKGNLEVFIQAAKMRSEPLDHVLLHGPPGLGKTTLSGIIANEMGVNVRITSGPAIEKAGDLAALLTNLNENDILFVDEIHRLNRAVEEILYPAMEDYAIDIIIGKGPSANSIRLDLPKFTLIGATTRAGQLSAPLRDRFGVTLRLELYSPEELSWIVTRSAGILEVPIEPDGAMEIARRSRGTPRIANRMLRRVRDFAQVRAGGVITKRVADEALTALEIDHLGLDSIDHRMLRSIVENYRGGPVGLETLAATINEEAITLEDVYEPYLMQLGFLTRTPRGRCVTPKAYQHLGLPVPGGQAGLDQLSF; encoded by the coding sequence GTGAGCATTGATTTTTCCGGCGGGGGGCTGGACGCTGAGGAGCTGGAGCCTCTGGTGACCACCTCGCTGACCCGTGAGGACGAGGGGGAATTTTCCCTGCGACCCAAGACCTTGAAGGAGTACATCGGCCAGGAAAAGGCCAAGGGCAACCTGGAGGTTTTCATCCAGGCGGCCAAGATGCGCAGCGAGCCGTTGGACCACGTCTTGCTCCACGGCCCGCCGGGGCTGGGCAAGACCACCCTGTCCGGCATCATCGCCAACGAGATGGGGGTCAACGTACGGATTACCTCCGGCCCGGCCATTGAGAAGGCGGGGGACCTGGCCGCGCTGCTGACCAACCTGAACGAAAACGACATCCTCTTTGTGGACGAGATTCACCGCCTCAACCGGGCGGTGGAGGAGATTCTCTACCCCGCCATGGAGGACTACGCCATTGACATCATCATCGGCAAGGGGCCGTCGGCCAACTCCATCCGGCTGGACCTGCCCAAGTTCACCCTGATCGGAGCCACCACAAGGGCGGGACAGCTGTCCGCCCCTCTCCGGGACCGATTCGGGGTGACCCTGCGGCTGGAGCTGTATTCGCCAGAGGAGTTGTCCTGGATCGTCACCCGGTCCGCCGGGATTCTGGAGGTGCCCATTGAACCCGACGGCGCCATGGAGATTGCCAGGCGGTCCCGGGGGACGCCCCGTATCGCCAACCGGATGCTCCGGCGGGTGCGGGACTTCGCCCAGGTGCGGGCGGGGGGCGTTATCACCAAAAGGGTGGCTGACGAGGCCCTTACCGCCCTGGAGATCGACCACCTTGGACTGGACTCCATCGACCACCGGATGCTCCGGTCTATCGTGGAAAATTACCGGGGCGGGCCGGTGGGGCTGGAGACCCTGGCCGCCACCATCAACGAGGAGGCGATCACCCTGGAGGACGTGTACGAACCCTACCTGATGCAGTTGGGCTTCCTCACCCGCACCCCCCGGGGCCGGTGCGTCACGCCCAAGGCCTACCAGCATTTGGGTCTGCCCGTCCCCGGCGGACAGGCGGGGCTGGATCAGCTGAGCTTTTAG
- the sigH_1 gene encoding RNA polymerase sigma-H factor: MEQTSYSSPSDEALCQSVAQGDSQAETELVRRYSRLVRACARPLFLAGGDSEDLIQEGMLGLLTAIRSFDPGRDAAFRTFAEVCVRSRMLTAIRAAQGGKHAPLNHSVSYEPPLFDGTNAYLFSSAESPEDVVIGREELRERLEALKGRLSKFEAQILPPYLSGLSCGEIAQRVGRSQKSVDNAIQRIRRKTALQISGVSSES; the protein is encoded by the coding sequence ATGGAACAGACCTCTTATTCATCTCCTTCGGACGAGGCGCTTTGCCAGAGTGTGGCACAGGGTGATTCTCAGGCGGAGACAGAGCTGGTGCGGCGATACAGCCGCCTGGTCCGTGCCTGCGCCCGTCCCCTGTTTCTGGCGGGCGGAGACAGCGAGGACCTGATCCAAGAGGGAATGCTTGGACTGCTCACCGCCATCCGGAGCTTTGACCCCGGGCGGGACGCCGCGTTCCGTACCTTCGCGGAGGTGTGTGTCCGAAGCCGTATGCTGACCGCCATCCGGGCGGCCCAGGGCGGCAAGCACGCCCCGTTAAATCACAGTGTTTCCTACGAGCCCCCTCTTTTTGACGGAACTAACGCATATTTGTTTTCCAGCGCCGAGAGCCCCGAGGATGTGGTCATCGGCAGAGAGGAACTGAGAGAACGCCTGGAGGCGCTCAAGGGCCGGTTATCCAAGTTTGAAGCACAAATTTTACCCCCCTACCTGAGCGGGCTCTCCTGCGGAGAGATCGCCCAGCGGGTGGGCCGCTCACAGAAGTCGGTGGACAACGCCATTCAGCGTATCCGCCGCAAAACGGCCCTGCAAATTTCTGGCGTATCCAGCGAGAGCTGA
- the xre_1 gene encoding HTH-type transcriptional regulator Xre, translating into MEEFPKRLKAIRKEFGLNQEEVARDLGLSAGGYRLYEQGKGYPDVPRLYALAEYFNVSVDYLLGRTDRREVNR; encoded by the coding sequence ATGGAGGAATTTCCAAAACGCTTAAAAGCAATTCGTAAAGAATTTGGGCTGAATCAGGAAGAAGTAGCGAGGGATTTAGGGCTCTCAGCCGGTGGATACCGGCTCTATGAACAGGGAAAGGGCTACCCGGACGTGCCTCGCCTGTACGCACTGGCGGAATATTTCAACGTCAGCGTCGACTACCTCCTGGGCCGGACTGATAGACGGGAAGTGAACAGGTGA
- a CDS encoding hypothetical protein (UPF0213 protein BH0048), whose amino-acid sequence MSWYVYILRCGDGTLYTGITDNIPRRLAAHQAGRGAKYTRGRGPLELVYQEEAPDKPAALRREIEIKRFKRTEKERLIKSQNVT is encoded by the coding sequence GTGTCCTGGTATGTCTATATCCTCCGCTGCGGAGACGGGACCTTATACACTGGCATCACAGATAATATTCCCCGCCGCCTGGCCGCCCACCAAGCGGGCAGGGGGGCAAAATATACCCGGGGGAGGGGCCCCCTGGAGCTGGTCTATCAGGAGGAGGCCCCAGACAAGCCGGCCGCCCTGCGGAGGGAAATTGAAATCAAACGTTTCAAGCGGACGGAGAAAGAAAGGCTGATAAAATCGCAGAATGTGACATAA